In the Setaria italica strain Yugu1 chromosome VI, Setaria_italica_v2.0, whole genome shotgun sequence genome, one interval contains:
- the LOC101783829 gene encoding uncharacterized protein LOC101783829: MHSLTPVAKSKTSPRRGRPKPSPPPPAQRHGQPARRPHAVAASPPQHPPPALPPSAPPAAATCAADAGNNGKAAAAKNRGVQKLLKSAFKRGEHAPGASSSGSAAASGGHAGEEACLAAAQDLSRSSSSSAGASSARKGRRGGGGGDNGSANGERSSHDSLDLEGSKNTKAAAALRNAKIGSSYEAFPWERKMTDLLPVPNSSRFLSLLMLPQAADESQTRYLCLEDTLARADAWLMSSQSSGVPIVQKNVQIEPLLTKISGDTALSSVNMGSLGDLANVATMSLYGFEDYHGVDIGIVRAVRLWYAPVAGELALEIKLQPGDTRLGFAISRTEEGFIYVSSVADESTPGVASTRSGLLELYRRARRASRLLVVSRVGRDKVLPWAVSAAGDVRCADTVSLSQLLSLHRHALRPVTLGFLMWEDLSAAALLRSAGASRPSAAAAVMLPAQAAAGDDGEASSDEIAFDGDGPEIVLSKDSDDCSFRFQHIGLPDSWL; encoded by the exons ATGCATTCCCTAACGCCGGTGGCCAAGAGCAAGACAagcccgcgccgcggccgcccgaagccatcgccacctccgccggcacAACGCCATGGGCAGCCGGCGCGGCGCCCGCATGCCGTTGCTGCTTCCCCGCCGCAGCATCCGCCGCCCGCGCTGCCACCAagcgcgccgccggctgctgccACATGCGCCGCGGACGCGGGCAACAACGGCAAGGCTGCGGCGGCCAAGAACCGCGGCGTGCAGAAGCTCCTCAAGTCGGCGTTCAAGCGCGGCGAGCACGCGCCGGGCGCGTCGTcgtccggctccgccgccgcgtcgggaGGCCACGCGGGCGAGGAGGCCTgcttagcggcggcgcaggaccTCAGccggtcctcgtcgtcgtctgcCGGCGCGAGCAGCGCGAGGAAGGGCCgcaggggcggaggcggcggagacaACGGCTCCGCAAACGGCGAACGCTCCAGCCATGATAGCCTCGACCTCGAAG GATCCAAGAAcaccaaggcggcggcggcgctgcgcaaTGCCAAGATCGGCTCCTCCTACGAGGCGTTCCCGTGGGAGAGGAAGATGACAGACCTGCTGCCGGTGCCCAACTCGAGCCGCTTCCTCTCCCTGCTGATGCTGCCGCAGGCGGCCGATGAGTCGCAGACCAGGTACCTCTGCCTGGAGGACACGCTGGCTCGGGCAGACGCCTGGCTCATGTCCTCCCAGAGCTCTGGTGTCCCCATTGTGCAGAAGAACGTGCAGATTGAGCCACTACTTACAAAG ATATCTGGAGACACTGCATTGTCATCGGTAAACATGGGATCCCTAGGCGACCTTGCAAACGTGGCCACCATGAGCCTATATGGATTTGAGGACTACCATGGCGTGGACATAGGCATCGTCAGGGCGGTTCGCCTGTGGTATGCTCCGGTGGCAGGGGAGCTGGCGCTAGAGATCAAACTGCAACCAGGTGACACCAGGCTAGGCTTCGCCATAAGTCGGACTGAAGAG GGCTTCATCTACGTCTCCTCTGTGGCTGACGAGAGCACGCCGGGTGTGGCATCGACGCGCTCCGGCCTGCTGGAGCTCTACCGCCGCGCACGGCGGGCCTCCAGGCTCCTCGTCGTCTCGCGGGTGGGGCGCGACAAGGTGCTCCCCTGGGCCGTCTCAGCCGCTGGTGACGTCCGGTGCGCCGACACCGTGTCGCTCAGCCAGCTGCTGTCGCTGCACCGCCACGCGCTGCGCCCTGTCACGCTCGGCTTCCTCATGTGGGAGGACCTCAGCGCCGCCGCACTCCTCAGGAGCGCGGGCGCCAGCAGGccgtcagcggcggcggcggtcatgCTGCCGGCTCAGGCTGCGGCCGGCGATGACGGCGAGGCATCCTCCGACGAGATCGCGTTCGACGGCGACGGGCCGGAGATCGTGCTCAGCAAGGACTCGGATGACTGCTCCTTCAGGTTCCAGCACATCGGCCTCCCGGACAGCTGGCTGTGA